From Pseudothermotoga thermarum DSM 5069, a single genomic window includes:
- a CDS encoding substrate-binding domain-containing protein — protein sequence MRRVGSRLFYRISRLKLTPPKYIAEKLKGKGNVVIIEGIPSPINEERVKAFKDALAPYPDIKIIAQQPGYWNREKAFEVMQTLLTKFPKIDAVWTGDDDMLYGVLLALQQAGRAKDIVLVGGACEKNMVKRIMDGDPLIEVNFTYPPNMIATAINLAVMALRGESLNGFYQRGIPRKIILATEMVTRENAHLYYFPDSVF from the coding sequence GTGAGAAGAGTTGGTTCCCGTTTATTTTATCGTATTTCCCGGCTTAAGTTGACACCTCCAAAGTACATCGCAGAAAAGCTGAAGGGTAAAGGTAATGTGGTCATCATTGAAGGAATACCCTCACCAATCAACGAAGAAAGAGTCAAAGCTTTCAAGGATGCTCTTGCACCTTATCCTGATATTAAGATAATAGCTCAGCAACCTGGATATTGGAACAGAGAAAAAGCCTTTGAAGTCATGCAAACGTTGCTTACCAAGTTCCCCAAGATCGACGCTGTATGGACCGGTGATGACGATATGCTTTATGGAGTCTTGCTAGCCCTGCAACAAGCTGGTAGAGCAAAGGATATAGTTTTGGTTGGTGGTGCATGCGAAAAGAACATGGTCAAAAGAATCATGGATGGCGATCCACTGATAGAAGTCAACTTCACTTATCCACCAAACATGATAGCTACGGCAATTAACTTGGCTGTTATGGCTCTTCGTGGAGAATCGCTGAACGGATTCTACCAAAGAGGTATTCCGAGAAAGATAATCCTTGCAACGGAAATGGTTACAAGAGAAAATGCTCATTTGTATTACTTCCCAGATTCCGTGTTCTAA